The genomic stretch AAACACTGGAAAACTGAGACAAGTTAACAgctaatatatttaaatctatttacCTTTTGAATTTGCCCAGCCAACTCTCTGGTTGGAGCCAAAATTAGCGCCTGGGTCTCACGCACCTATTCATTCAGGAGAAACCAGCATGAGCCACAGAAAAAGGCATCTAAGCATCtcataagtaaaaaaaaaaaaagacttcaatGATGCAGAACATGATTAACTACCTGAATGTCCAGACACTGCAGCACTGATACACAAAATGTGGCCGTTTTTCCAGTACCAGACTGTGACCTGAGCGGGAGGACAAATCAAAGGCTTGAGATGAAGCAGAATTAAAattaagtgcaaaagtttgcatgttccttTACCTTAAAATGGTGAGGGCAATAAGACATTTAATAGGAATGAAATCAGGCAACAAAATAGTGGGAAAATAAATGCACATGGAGATAAAATTAGTATTAGATATTAGTAAAATTCtcaaaagtaaaacatttttattctagtTGCATGAGCTTAAAGTGTGGAAAgcattatttcttattttagacAAAGCCAAAAGATAGCAAACAGAAACTCACTGAGCAATGACATCTCTCCCCTTTATGATCTGTTTAATGGCTCTCTGCTGAATAGCTGATGGTTTTTCAAAACCTAAAAAAGGAGGAGTACACGTTTAGATTAGACCTCGAAAGAAAAGTAAACGTGCATTTAATCTTTGTGGCAGACACCAAAATGTAGCACAGTCGCCtacaagaaaagagaaataaaacatgtccAAGTCTCATAATAATGACCAGAGACAAACAAAATCCACAACGATCATTTAACACAGAGTATACTTAAAaacatgtgagagagagagataaacaaagaaagaaagaaagaaagaaaagagagagataaacaaagaaagaaagaaagaaagaaagaaagaaagaaagaaagaaagagagaaaacaaacactaTTAGCAGGGTTGCTAACATCAGAATGAAGCTTTTTTTCCCACCTGTATTCCCACAAACGCCGCTTAGGGTGTAATTAACCGGTAGCTGTCTCAATACGGGTGCGAAAAAAAATACGCCATCTTAACTCGCTAAACTAGCCAACTAGCAACTTCACATTTCTGTCAGTAAACACGGTGTTTAAACGGAGTTAAACTAACGAGTTAAGCGTTATATTACCACTACAACATGCAGAAAATTAACCTTTTATTCAGCGTTTTGTTTTTATGGAGATGACTAAGTTAGCGAGCGCCTCTCAGGCCCCAGTGTCTGTACCGTAAGCGTAGATCCCGCGGAGTAAATCCTCCCTCAGGCCCATCGTATCAAACGTCGGAGTCACATCGACCTCCTCACTGGTCTCAAACTCCACTTTAGTCATATCTTCTTCCTTCAGGAGTCGCTTCCTCCCACTTACAGGTGCCGCTGCCATGACTGTGAAACGAAGCTGgtaaactttaataaatataaatgatataaaacgCGCAGGTCCGCGATAAACACGCAGAAGCCTGAGAAAAAGAAACCCCGCGTGTAGGTATCACGGAAGTGACGCACAAAGTACGCGACAGGAACGAGAACGACGTGTGTGGGAGTAAATGACGTACTAAACATGAGACTATGTTAAACGACTCAATTTAGATTTGTTATTGTGACCGATCCCAAGCGTCTTGGGTCATTTTGGCCAACACTGCTATAGTAAAACTCTCTTCCTTACGGCAGTTTTGTAATTGTAGTAAAATCGTTGTAAtggtaattaaataaaacacatctgAAAAGCTGAGAAGTCGTAAACAAATGACTGACATTCGCTTCATATGGAAGCCCAGTGGTGTAAAATACACCAAAAATTCTGAAGTTAGTTTTAACTAGAGCAGGATTGATCTTTTtaatcaaatgtaaatattaggcAAATCTACCCAGTAGCTTCACAAGTAGATGTTCATTTTCTGATCCTCAGCTATTTATCCTGTTCAAGGTCATGATGAGCCTAGACCCTATACAATAAACACATCACAAGGTGTCACATATGCCCTTCTTTACCTCCATAAGTAGACAGCCTATATTCAAGAGTTACAAATtgccattttttaaagaataaaactcTTTATTTAGACTTTTAAATAACTCAGAATAAATTGCTTGATGCAACTGACAGAATTAATGCCATCTGTACATTTGATGCACATAAGAAACTGACATTGCACTGTAACTGTCATGACTCACTGTGTTAAACTTAAAGCAAACTAGATTATTTATCCCAATGGGAACACCTTCTCTTGTAGAACAAACTAGCAATTAAACAAACCTTGCCAGTACCTTAACTTGCAGTGCTTTCAGATTCTACCTTAACATTCAGTTACTTTTACTAACACCTTTAAATTATTTGATTAGATAAAATTAGATTTCTGCAGCCAGCTAATTAATTTTAATCAACATATGCTTCCAATATTTATCAATCATTCTACATCACCATTGTGACTAGGAACCTGTTGGCTTAAAATTAGGACAAACTGGTCCTTTATGGATTTAATACAGAACAAAAGAATCAGAAGCAAAATCCAGCTCAAGACTTAAATTTATTGTGGGATGTTCCAACGAGCCACATTGAAAATGCAGAGTCCGAGACAAGGTGGATTTCATCTGTACAAAAACAGTCCCAGTTTACTGGTCCTTCATCTCCTTCAGTCTCTTGATGGCAGACTTGACTGTGACAGCAGACGTTGTGCTGTGAGGAAGTGCAAATGTTTTAATCAGAAGACAATTACAATACCAATTACTGTTAATTCTATAAGCCATGTTTAATGAGAAAAAAGGCACATCCTTACTTGTATGTCCAGGCACCTCCAGCAACAGTTTTCATGCAGGACCCACAGTGCCAGATGCCAACAGCTCGTCTCTTCATCTTGGTCTAAAATGAGAGGAAAAAACCCATGACATCAGTAATGCTGTATATTTCAGGTGTCAAAATTTGACTTACACTCAGCTACACTAAAGCAATCTTAATCTAGGttggaaataaaacattaatttattCACACTTCTGGTAGCAGATACCATAAATATCCTTGTTGATTCTTGACTTCGTATTGCACCAAACACTCAAAATCAGCAGTATTGCTTGAGCAGCTGAGTAAAGAAgtgtaaaatattacaaaataaacaattccAAGACGCACTGCAAGAC from Tachysurus fulvidraco isolate hzauxx_2018 chromosome 2, HZAU_PFXX_2.0, whole genome shotgun sequence encodes the following:
- the rpl37a gene encoding 60S ribosomal protein L37a; the protein is MAKRTKKVGIVGKYGTRYGASLRKMVKKIEISQHAKYTCSFCGKTKMKRRAVGIWHCGSCMKTVAGGAWTYNTTSAVTVKSAIKRLKEMKDQ